A region of Zeugodacus cucurbitae isolate PBARC_wt_2022May chromosome 5, idZeuCucr1.2, whole genome shotgun sequence DNA encodes the following proteins:
- the LOC105210528 gene encoding B9 domain-containing protein 1, with translation MPDSPTTASYFNIFITGQLEAMEFPLGPSAAEVFCRYEVVYGPDWELVSGIQNGISQTASNKSGYFKDKIIFNLPLEWTFKSTTPFGWPQLIVCIYGRTRWGAETSLGYSRINLPVFGADANSPIVAPILCPRNSNMVSELASWITGRNPELKDPKTLLSSGKLKGISAESYGEVIFKLATILRGTNRLGYDWG, from the exons ATGCCTGACTCACCAACTACAGCCAGTTATTTCAATATCTTCATTACTGGCCAATTGGAAGCAATGGAATTCCCATTAGGTCCAAGTGCAGCCGAAGTGTTTTGTCGCTACGAAGTAGTGTACGGTCCTGATTGGGAATTGGTATCCGGTATACAAAATGGCATTTCGCAAACCGCTTCGAATAAAAGTGGTTACTTTAAAGACAAAATCATATTCAACCTGCCATTAGAATGGACATTTAAGAGCACAACGCCTTTTGGTT ggCCACAATTGATCGTGTGCATATATGGCCGAACTCGTTGGGGTGCGGAGACATCTCTGGGTTATAGTCGTATAAATTTGCCGGTATTTGGCGCGGATGCCAACAGCCCCATCGTTGCCCCCATACTTTGTCCACGAAATAGCAATATGGTGTCGGAGTTAGCCAGTTGGATAACAGGCCGTAACCCTGAATTAAAAGATCCGAAAACTTTATTGAGCAGCGGCAAGTTGAAAG GCATTTCAGCGGAATCTTATGGCGAGGTCATCTTTAAACTTGCAACTATATTAAGAGGTACGAATCGGCTAGGCTATGATTGGGGTTAA
- the LOC128922302 gene encoding uncharacterized protein LOC128922302: protein MIDKLTVYYDLAIRRNCDSLQKMYNAIWATYYHCCSSDEEPQHDKCPEGTESWCDWQKAAAANQLSTFEHDYEPLPKDVAEAIRPIFTDLSSENLLEGCVGESYNQLIWKISPKIVPAGSKTVETAAYIAAGIFNEGMASLLYYMNAIGITIGPNAHSYAEKEDEKRVSISDLRARESTRDGRMARRQYQLELLQVAESAEGVLYGPGIDNPI, encoded by the exons ATGATCGATAAGTTGACAGTTTATTATGACTTAGCAATAAGGAGAAATTGCGATTCccttcaaaaaatgtataatgctATATGGGCCACATATTACCATTGTTGTTCAAGCGACGAAGAACCGCAGCACGACAAGTGCCCGGAAGGAACAGAATCATGGTGCGACTGGCAGAAGGCTGCAGCTGCCAATCAATTATCCACTTTCGAACATGATTATGAGCCATTACCAAAAGATGTTGCTGAGGCTATACGTCCGATTTTCACAGATCTCAGCAGTGAGAATTTGTTGGAGGGATGTGTAGGTGAGAGCTACAATCAACTGATTTGGAAAATCTCTCCCAAAATTGTTCCAGCCGGTTCAAAAACTGTGGAAACTGCTGCATACATAGCTGCTGGCATATTTAATGAAGGAATGGCATCACTATTGTATTATATGAATGCTATAGGAATTACAATTGGGCCCAATGCGCATTCATATGCCGAAAAAGAAGATGAGAAGCGCGTGAGCATTTCCGATCTCAGAGCGCGTGAGAGCACCCGAGATGGAAGAATGGCTCGCAGACAATATCAGCTTGAGTTATTACAAGTTGCTGAATCGGCGGAGGGTGTATTATATGGTCCTGGAATAGACAACCCaat atga